In Theileria equi strain WA chromosome 4 map unlocalized gcontig_1105316255033, whole genome shotgun sequence, the following are encoded in one genomic region:
- a CDS encoding peptidylprolyl isomerase, putative (encoded by transcript BEWA_016280A), whose product MGGNTRAFIDVGVGSNLSGRVVFEFFGDVSEQLIENFRSLCKGDATTSIRGKRSKIGYEGCHFFRVVKGEYIQCGDYVNNDGSGGDSIHGGFIKDYPNSKPHAQAGLLTMVNMENVVVGTGNEFAVPTPRPRRNRRNDVEAMLSDGRNDERSSARKEDTKGAGDEKKRYAYGSQFCVTLGKVFGFDRNYVVIGRVVEGMEFIRAIEHVPVDSKYRPQIETGVLKSGLVQVAPRNVTDVSKQRELVDSLFSSLEKQDEETEEEDVETTRCMYSGRLIKKRAPKDSSANTIGKRMLEDALAGKKILLAPEDDEEEDVKEEVQESQDAASVDSEEEDSEQEENEEEEKDEISARLKLLSGKLGECTRLNNHQVVIEQRVNLDPKKEAFYSKVGLEEKGADEQLIPKDLSVTASVVERRYNMEQSKKKNAEFGWNVFNQDALYRAHKKRLRDTSFNSAAYEYQKATLGDAFYKPTLVQFEASEAAKDAVVRNVEKQYKKRDAFSRRRMYDDEAQDISYINERNRVYNKKLERSFGAYTLEIKQNLERGTAL is encoded by the exons ATGGGAGGAAACACCAGGGCTTTCATCGACGTTGGTGTGGGATCGAATCTCAGCGGTCGTGTCGTTTTCGAGTTCTTTGGCGACGTTTCTGAGCAGCTGATTGAAAACTTCAGGTCGCTCTGCAAAGGTGACGCTACGACTAGCATCAGAGGCAAAAGGTCGAAGATTGGCTACGAGGGATGCCACTTTTTCAGGGTCGTCAAGGGGGAGTACATCCAGTGCGGTGACTACGTCAACAACGACGGCTCTGGAGGAGATTCAATCCATGGAGGATTCATAAAAGACTACCCAAACTCCAAGCCTCACGCGCAGGCTGGCCTACTCACGATGGTTAACATGGAGAATGTCGTCGTTGGCACCGGGAATGAGTTTGCAGTGCCCACACCAAGGCCCAGAAGGAACCGCAGAAATGATGTTGAGGCCATGCTAAGTGACGGTAGAAACGATGAAAGGAGTAGCGCCAGGAAGGAGGATACAAAAGGCGCCGGAGATGAGAAGAAGAGGTATGCCTATGGGTCACAGTTTTGCGTGACTCTGGGCAAAGTTTTTGGATTCGATCGCAATTATGTAGTTATAGGAAGAGTCGTAGAGGGAATGGAATTTATCAGAGCCATTGAGCACGTCCCAGTAGACTCGAAATATCGTCCTCAGATTGAAACTGGAGTTTTAAAGTCGGGGCTAGTACAAGTTGCTCCAAGAAATGTTACCGATGTTAGTAAGCAAAGGGAGTTGGTGGATTCTCTCTTTTCCTCACTTGAGAAACAGGATGAGGAAacagaggaagaggatgTGGAAACCACGAGATGCATGTACTCGGGGCGACTCATTAAAAAGAGAGCTCCCAAGGATAGCAGCGCCAACACCATCGGAAAAAGGATGCTCGAAGACGCTCTCGCCGGAAAAAAGATTTTGCTCGCTCCcgaagatgatgaagaggaagatgtaaaggaaGAGGTGCAGGAATCTCAAGATGCTGCAAGTGTAGACAGTGAGGAGGAAGACTCTGAACAAgaggagaatgaggaagaagagaaagatGAAATTTCGGCAAGACTCAAGCTCCTGAGTGGAAAGCTAGGAGAGTGCACGAGGCTCAACAACCACCAGGTAGTGATTGAGCAAAGAGTAAACTTGGATCCGAAAAAGGAGGCCTTTTACTCCAAAGTCGGTCTGGAGGAAAAGGGTGCAGACGAACAGCTGATACCAAAGGACCTAAGT GTCACGGCAAGCGTTGTAGAAAGGCGCTATAACATGGAACAGTctaaaaagaagaatgcAGAATTTGGATGGAATGTTTTTAATCAGGATGCCCTCTATAGAGCCCACAAGAAAAGACTGCGCGATACAAGTTTCAACTCTGCAGCCTATGAATACCAAAAGGCAACGCTCGGAGATGCATTTTATAAACCTACACTTGTGCAATTTGAGGCGAGTGAAGCCGCCAAGGACGCAGTTGTTCGAAATGTAGAAAAACAGTATAAAAAGAG GGACGCATTCAGCAGAAGGAGAATGTACGATGATGAAGCACAGGATATCTCGTACATTAATGAAAGAAATAGAGTGTATAATAAAAAACTAGAACGCTCGTTTGGAGCATATACACTTGAAATTAAACAAAACCTCGAACGTGGCACAGCGttgtaa
- a CDS encoding hypothetical protein (encoded by transcript BEWA_016290A) has product MDHVDAIRLAVFLPEKRGTFTLKGHLQNGDKLNEEGTGISGVTKVSVYYWDKDRECRKPLLMEVYVGDVDLKGIPISLENDGYPDNKKWTMILGQGGGYQLSPETLHKYKCKLFRPAIIDVSQTGVSYANKYCEGKKCTNGNCPDEVMVTDYKEVKLENYKAKAHTYGKDNKTFTITGFRNGLSLQELTPPLWNVTELVVFFASCSNSNDPATSKPLLVYVSSDSGKDHRWYSRTGKDKTAYEWKEEEDRLGGKDPKAASSNGTLQSILEEIKEKLQLSCKEEKKEVEIQQELRSEENTVEPGQKAKAKVQPQQPPVPPPVPPLPHGTSDSNPPEIIKTTISVTTGFLGTSALACFAGWKLYNRYNGDPWVRQI; this is encoded by the exons ATGGATCATGTAGATGCGATAAGATTGGCAGTATTTCTGCCAGAAAAGAG GGGTACATTCACTCTCAAGGGCCATTTGCAGAATGGTGACAAACTAAATGAGGAAGGAACAGGTATCTCAGGTGTTACCAAGGTATcagtatattactgggacAAAGATAGGGAGTGTAGGAAGCCTCTACTCATGGAAGTCTATGTCGGAGATGTGGATTTGAAAGGCATACCTATTTCTCTTGAGAATGATGGATATCCTGATAACAAGAAATGGACTATGATCCTTGGACAAGGCGGTGGCTATCAACTTTCTCCAGAGACGCTTCACAAGTacaagtgcaaacttttcagaCCTGCAATCATAGATGTTTCTCAGACTGGAGTATCTTATGCCAACAAATACTGCGAGGGTAAAAAGTGTACAAATGGAAACTGCCCTGATGAAGTAATGGTTACTGATTACAAAGAAGTAAAATTAGAGAACTACAAAGCCAAAGCGCACACATATGGAAAGGATAATAAGACATTTACCATAACTGGCTTCAGAAATGGTCTCTCTCTTCAGGAGCTAACTCCTCCATTATGGAATGTTACAGAATTAGTTGTCTTCTTTGCCTCTTGTTCTAATTCTAATGATCCAGCTACCAGTAAACCTCTCCTAGTTTATGTCAGCAGTGACAGCGGAAAGGATCATAGGTGGTACAGTAGGACTGGCAAGGATAAGACTGCCTatgaatggaaagaagaggaagataGACTAGGAGGTAAGGATCCAAAAGCAGCTAGTAGTAATGGTACTCTTCAAAGTATTCTGGAGGAGATTAAGGAGAAACTACAACTTAGCtgcaaagaagaaaagaaagagGTTGAGATACAGCAAGAACTACGTTCTGAAGAAAATACTGTAGAACCAGGACAAAAGGCTAAAGCTAAAGTACAGCCTCAACAACCACCTGTTCCTCCTCCAGTCcctcctcttcctcatgGAACTTCTGACTCTAATCCTCCTGAAATTATTAAGACTACAATCTCTGTAACTACCGGCTTTCTtggtacttctgccttggcttgttttgcgGGATGGAAACTgtataatcgctataacGGTGATCCATGGGTACGCCAAATATGA
- a CDS encoding hypothetical protein (encoded by transcript BEWA_016300A), giving the protein MDGKWISSGGKYATIKNLRIHVPSKYNFADISSTTNATECTIFQVELVGITTKHFFPKPGHVSIKVKDGGKELWTPINASDVCLFCLVYKKGDKELLEVAVIEASLRKWKFFERVDGGWKNLTGDDLFKKLTDMSKSE; this is encoded by the coding sequence ATGGATGGAAAGTGGATATCATCTGGTGGCAAATATGCTACGATTAAGAATTTAAGGATCCATGTACCTTCCAAATATAACTTTGCTGATATTTCTTCAACTACTAATGCTACAGAATGCACTATTTTCCAGGTAGAGTTAGTAGGCATTACCACTAAACATTTCTTTCCAAAGCCAGGTCATGTCTCCATCaaagtaaaggatggtggtAAGGAACTATGGACTCCTATAAATGCTTCGGATGTTTGTCTCTTTTGTCTTGTTTATAAGAAAGGTGACAAGGAACTACTTGAAGTAGCGGTTATAGAGGCGTCCTTAAGGAAATGGAAATTCTTTGAAAgagtagatggaggatggaagaaTCTCACAGGGGACGATCTCTTCAAGAAGCTTACTGACATGAGTAAATCTGAATGA
- a CDS encoding signal peptide containing protein (encoded by transcript BEWA_016310A) — MDVRGKMNVFSILLVTCLLGFCHCNAQKTSDGRFIIEVLDDYAEDGVVTSNLVDEVDAYKSTAWTGKKQVWDLSNGTAHEVEHRPSSTRRRNGRKVEDVAAEESAEQDGVTLDLTSPDEDEYDSFAGNEGKRVAPKKKASVIRSNTKKLVSKFLDKIDGSLFDLEGGEEGGVVTLQLTAKNGVTTNKLVYDDQVVWEDPQTPCLSAVLYMDKEKPTLAVVDFQCNGNVTKVHKYYDGNQWQNGSEDGHANRLGILKDNYRPTMPATLDLAKPDKGIDVNVCSQSGMSFKEYTPKDWLHISSVMDGGFTLWEAEGDERCLLAESYAKNNVELLSLKASDNSGTKSKYFEKADGVWSEVDKDEFVAKIKTMIEGSGKLP, encoded by the coding sequence ATGGATGTTAGagggaagatgaatgtcttttccattctcctGGTAACCTGTCTACTAGGATTCTGCCATTGCAATGCCCAAAAAACTTCAGACGGCAGATTTATTATTGAGGTTCTAGACGATTATGCAGAGGATGGAGTTGTGACTAGTAATCTTGTAGATGAGGTAGACGCGTACAAATCTACCGCATGGACTGGAAAGAAACAGGTGTGGGATCTGTCCAACGGAACTGCCCACGAAGTAGAGCATAGACCGTCCTCAACTCGTAGACGTAATGGTAGAAAGGTAGAAGATGTGGCAGCGGAAGAATCAGCTGAACAGGATGGAGTTACTCTAGATCTTACCAGTCCAGATGAGGACGAGTATGACTCCTTTGCTGGTAATGAAGGAAAACGCGTTGCTCCCAAGAAGAAGGCTTCTGTCATAAGGTCAAATACTAAAAAGCTTGTAAGCAAATTCCTAGACAAGATAGATGGATCCTTATTTGATCTTGAAGGAGGCGAAGAAGGTGGTGTTGTAACTCTTCAACTCACAgccaagaatggagttACTACTAACAAACTTGTATACGATGATCAAGTAGTCTGGGAAGACCCTCAAACTCCTTGTCTTTCGGCCGTCCTATATATGGACAAAGAAAAGCCTACTCTCGCAGTCGTTGATTTCCAGTGTAACGGTAATGTTACAAAGGTCCACAAGTACTATGATGGAAACCAATGGCAAAATGGCAGTGAGGACGGACATGCAAATAGGCTTGGGATTCTAAAGGATAACTATAGACCTACTATGCCTGCTACTCTTGACCTAGCCAAACCTGATAAAGGGATCGATGTAAATGTATGTAGTCAATCTGGAATGTCATTTAAAGAgtatactccaaaagattGGCTCCACATATCCTCTGTTATGGATGGTGGATTCACCCTCTGGGAAGCTGAAGGAGATGAAAGGTGCCTATTAGCTGAATCCTATGCTAAGAATAATGTAGAACTTCTTTCTCTAAAAGCCTCCGATAATAGTGGCACAAAGTctaaatactttgaaaaggctGATGGAGTATGGAGTGAGGTCGATAAAGATGAGTTTGTTGCAAAGATAAAGACGATGATAGAAGGATCCGGAAAGCTTccatag